The window GTGATATGCTCCTTTGTGCCCCGTAAGTTTGATTATCACCCCCTGTCTATCCCTGCCCCATATAACCACAGCAATGTAGATAGCGACGAGGTTTTGTATTATGTAGATGGCGATTTTATGAGCCGCAAAAGCGTGGTTAAAGGCCAGATAACCCTGCACCCGGGCGGCATTCCGCATGGCCCGCACCCGGGATCGGTCGAGAAATCAATAGGTAAAGAATCAACTGACGAACTTGCCGTAATGATTGACCCCTTCAGGCCGCTGATGCTTACCGAAGATGCGATAAAGATTGAGGATGAAAATTATTATAAAAGCTGGCAATAGCCCCACCCAAACCCTCCCGGAAGGGAGGGCTTAAAATCACTAATTTTATACAGACAAACCAATGGAAACAATAGATAAAATAAATAAAAAAGTCTCCCCTACCGGGGGAGATTTAGAGGGGGCCGATTTTTTACCCCTTAACGGTACCGATTATGTTGAGTTTTATGTGGGTAATGCCAAGCAGGCTGCCCATTATTATAAAACCGCCTTTGGCTTTCAAACATTGGCTTATGCCGGACCCGAAACGGGTGTACGCGACAGGGCATCATACGTATTGCAACAGGGTAAAATAAGGCTGGTATTAACCACGCCGCTTCACTCTGATCATCCTATTGCCGAGCATATTAAAAAACATGGCGATGGGGTAAAAGTACTGGCCCTTTGGGTTGATGATGCTTATGATGCCTTTGAACAAACCACCAGCCGCGGCGCCGAACCTTACCAGCAGCCGCAAACCCTAACCGACGAATATGGTGAGGTACGCACCAGCGGCATTAAGCTTTATGGCGAAACCGTTCACCTTTTTGTAGAGCGTAAAAACTACAAGGGCTTATTTTTACCCGGCTACCAAAAACTGGAAACCAGCTACAGCCCTGCCGAGGCCGGCTTGCTTTATGTTGACCATTGCGTGGGCAACGTTGGCTGGCATAAAATGAATGAATGGGTTAACTTTTATGAGGAAGTACTGGGCTTTAAAAACATTTTAACCTTTGATGATAAAATGATATCTACCGAGTACTCGGCCCTGATGAGTAAGGTGATGAGCAACGGCAACGGCTATGTAAAATTCCCTATTAATGAGCCTGCCGAGGGTAAAAAGAAATCGCAGATTGAAGAGTACCTGGAGTTTTATGAGGGCGAGGGCGTGCAGCACCTGGCACTGGCCACCCATGATATTGTAGCCACCGTTACCGAGCTGCAAAACCGCGGCGTTGAGTTTTTAACCGTGCCTACCTCCTACTATGATGAACTTACAGACCGAGTTGGGCACATTGACGAAGACCTGGAACCACTTAAAAAACTGGGCATCCTGGTTGACCGGGACGACGAAGGTTACCTGCTGCAAATTTTCACCAAACCTATTGAAGACAGGCCAACCCTTTTCTTCGAGATCATTCAGCGTAAAGGAGCAAAATCATTTGGTGCCGGCAACTTTAAAGCATTGTTTGAAGCCATTGAACGGGAGCAGGATTTGAGAGGAAATCTTTGATTTGGGAATTCGGATGTTCAATTTCGGATTTATATGGAGGCCGAAATACTTTCGCGATCTGTGTCCTCACAGATCGCTATTCCAATTGCTCACCCGCGGACTGTGTCCTCCCAGATCGCTATTTCAATTGCTAAGTGTTTTTAGCACGGTTAAGGTTCACCTGATAGCATCGGGGTATTTAAAGAATTGAAAACCCAAAAATCAATAGCCTATGCTAAATACTGCGTGTACCGCTATTTGATTGTAACTGCCATAATTGCTAAAGTCATGAGGCTGGGAGTCCTCGGGGCGGGTTTCATAACCCAGGCTTAAATCCAGCCCATATTTTTTTGATGCTTTAAACCTGAAAGCGTAGCCAATGTTAGGGGCTATAACCAGGGCTACTTTTTTGCTGGTGTAGTTACTGTGGCTTTCATTTAAGTTGAACGATGCCCCTGCATTGCCCTCAACAAAAAGGTTACCATCCATATATACCCTTACACCTAATT is drawn from Mucilaginibacter ginsenosidivorax and contains these coding sequences:
- the hppD gene encoding 4-hydroxyphenylpyruvate dioxygenase — translated: METIDKINKKVSPTGGDLEGADFLPLNGTDYVEFYVGNAKQAAHYYKTAFGFQTLAYAGPETGVRDRASYVLQQGKIRLVLTTPLHSDHPIAEHIKKHGDGVKVLALWVDDAYDAFEQTTSRGAEPYQQPQTLTDEYGEVRTSGIKLYGETVHLFVERKNYKGLFLPGYQKLETSYSPAEAGLLYVDHCVGNVGWHKMNEWVNFYEEVLGFKNILTFDDKMISTEYSALMSKVMSNGNGYVKFPINEPAEGKKKSQIEEYLEFYEGEGVQHLALATHDIVATVTELQNRGVEFLTVPTSYYDELTDRVGHIDEDLEPLKKLGILVDRDDEGYLLQIFTKPIEDRPTLFFEIIQRKGAKSFGAGNFKALFEAIEREQDLRGNL